Proteins encoded together in one Vicinamibacterales bacterium window:
- a CDS encoding ferritin-like domain-containing protein: MAQMQTLHDAFLDELRDAYDAEKQLLKALPRMAKAAESDSLRDAFETHRQETVGHVDRLEQVFAGLEERVRGKHCEGMAGIIEEGKGVMEEDADGTTLDALLIASAQRAEHYEMAAYGTLVAWARAMGHQNEAGLLQEILDQEKATDEKLTQLAEAGINQSAAQGAHGEDNDEGAGGNGSARGGGAWSGRGGGMSERTGGRSGGGRSAAAAGGSRSSGARASGSRSSGSRAGSRSSRSGGSRSAGSKKR, encoded by the coding sequence ATGGCCCAGATGCAAACGCTGCACGACGCTTTTCTCGACGAGCTCCGCGACGCCTACGACGCGGAAAAACAGCTGCTCAAGGCGCTGCCGCGCATGGCGAAAGCGGCGGAGTCCGATTCGCTGCGCGACGCCTTCGAAACCCATAGACAGGAAACCGTGGGGCACGTCGATCGCCTCGAACAGGTGTTCGCAGGGCTCGAGGAGCGCGTCCGCGGCAAGCACTGCGAAGGCATGGCCGGCATCATCGAAGAAGGCAAGGGCGTGATGGAGGAGGACGCGGACGGCACCACGCTCGACGCCCTGTTGATCGCGTCCGCGCAGCGCGCCGAACACTACGAGATGGCCGCCTACGGCACGCTCGTCGCCTGGGCGCGCGCGATGGGGCACCAGAATGAGGCGGGGCTGCTGCAGGAGATTCTCGATCAGGAGAAGGCGACCGACGAGAAGCTGACCCAGCTTGCCGAAGCCGGCATCAACCAGAGCGCGGCGCAGGGCGCCCACGGCGAGGACAATGACGAGGGAGCCGGGGGTAACGGCTCCGCGCGCGGCGGGGGCGCATGGTCCGGCCGAGGCGGCGGCATGAGCGAGCGTACCGGCGGACGATCCGGCGGCGGCCGCAGCGCCGCGGCGGCCGGCGGATCCCGGTCGAGCGGCGCGCGCGCGAGCGGCTCACGATCGAGCGGCTCGCGTGCCGGCTCCCGCTCGTCCCGCTCCGGCGGATCGCGATCCGCCGGCAGCAAGAAACGCTGA
- a CDS encoding cupin domain-containing protein, protein MRNDLLMAEPIDTVVPAATAAPKLRDGVAPLRTVPADVQPGCRVFVHYNGPTDQLTGMCTGMAVLDPGASPHPPHRHPEEEFMIVAEGTGEIECGGTVTQVGPGDIMYCAGDVLHGITNTGPVPMTFYWSKWLAPSITSKT, encoded by the coding sequence ATGAGAAACGATCTCCTCATGGCCGAACCGATCGATACTGTCGTTCCCGCGGCGACCGCCGCGCCCAAGCTGCGCGACGGCGTGGCGCCGCTGCGCACCGTGCCGGCTGACGTGCAGCCCGGCTGCCGCGTATTCGTCCACTACAACGGGCCCACGGATCAACTCACGGGGATGTGCACGGGAATGGCGGTGCTGGACCCGGGCGCGAGTCCGCACCCGCCGCACCGCCACCCCGAGGAGGAATTCATGATCGTGGCGGAGGGCACCGGTGAGATCGAATGCGGCGGAACGGTGACGCAGGTGGGTCCCGGCGACATCATGTACTGCGCCGGCGACGTACTGCACGGCATCACCAACACCGGACCGGTGCCGATGACGTTCTACTGGTCGAAGTGGCTCGCGCCTTCGATCACTTCGAAGACGTAG
- a CDS encoding hybrid sensor histidine kinase/response regulator — translation MSTGGESPPVAVCAPVGRDGPITRDLLQRIGVPSVIYPSLTELAHAGLDEAGALLLTEEALEGGDAGALVEALAAQPAWSDIPVLVFAGGQRAPASSATMDVLTGLTNVTTIERPVRVAAVYSIVRAALRARARQYEMRDVLVSLYAARKQAEEASRLKDEFLATLSHELRTPLNAILGWTALLRKDLVAPDRIPRVLEIVERNARAQAQLVSDVLEVSRMITGKIRLNLQTVSVSSIVSDAIDTVRPGADAKGVAIEFARPQDALIVTGDAERLQQVVWNLLSNAVKFTPSGGVARVGLSRSGDGIEIVVSDTGIGLSAEFLPHVFERFRQADQSFTRAHGGLGLGLAIVKQVVELHGGEVSAASEGTGRGAVFRVRLPIAGVAAEPLPPAALEDEERPLPDLSGRLVLVVDDDDATRELMLVMLTQRGARVTTAASAREAIARIDEEVPSLIVADVGMPGEDGLSMLRRLRRRRPRRGGRVPAIALSAYTRAEDRAAARAAGFDAFVPKPAVPSQLLEAIRETLDAPQMTDAS, via the coding sequence ATGTCCACCGGGGGTGAATCGCCGCCCGTCGCGGTGTGCGCGCCGGTCGGCCGCGACGGTCCGATCACGCGCGACCTGCTGCAGCGGATCGGCGTTCCCAGCGTGATCTACCCATCGCTGACGGAGCTTGCCCACGCGGGGCTGGACGAGGCCGGCGCGCTCCTGCTGACCGAGGAGGCGCTCGAGGGCGGAGACGCCGGCGCGCTCGTCGAGGCGCTGGCGGCGCAGCCCGCGTGGTCGGACATCCCGGTGCTGGTGTTCGCCGGCGGGCAGCGTGCGCCGGCCAGCTCGGCGACGATGGACGTGCTGACGGGATTGACCAACGTGACCACGATCGAGCGGCCGGTCCGCGTGGCGGCGGTGTACAGCATCGTCCGCGCGGCGCTGCGCGCACGCGCGCGGCAGTACGAGATGCGGGACGTGCTCGTCAGCCTGTACGCCGCGCGCAAGCAGGCCGAGGAAGCGAGCCGCCTGAAGGACGAGTTCCTCGCCACGCTGTCGCACGAGCTGCGCACGCCGTTGAACGCGATCCTCGGGTGGACCGCGCTGCTGCGCAAGGACCTCGTCGCGCCGGATCGGATCCCGCGCGTCCTCGAGATCGTCGAACGGAACGCCCGCGCGCAGGCGCAGCTGGTCTCCGACGTGCTCGAGGTGTCGCGGATGATCACCGGCAAGATCCGGCTCAACCTGCAGACGGTCTCCGTCTCGTCCATCGTGAGCGATGCCATCGATACGGTGCGGCCGGGGGCGGATGCGAAGGGAGTGGCGATCGAGTTCGCCCGCCCGCAGGACGCCCTGATCGTCACCGGCGACGCCGAACGGCTCCAGCAGGTCGTCTGGAACCTGCTGTCCAACGCCGTGAAGTTCACGCCGTCCGGCGGCGTCGCCCGCGTCGGGTTGTCACGAAGCGGCGACGGGATCGAGATCGTGGTCAGCGACACCGGCATCGGCTTGAGCGCCGAGTTCCTGCCGCACGTGTTCGAACGGTTCCGCCAGGCCGATCAGAGCTTCACGCGAGCCCACGGCGGCCTCGGCCTCGGTCTCGCCATCGTCAAGCAGGTGGTCGAGCTGCACGGCGGCGAGGTGTCGGCGGCCAGTGAAGGCACCGGACGGGGCGCCGTGTTCCGCGTCCGTCTGCCGATCGCCGGCGTTGCGGCGGAACCGCTGCCGCCGGCGGCGCTCGAAGACGAGGAACGCCCGCTGCCGGATCTGAGCGGCCGCCTCGTGCTGGTCGTCGATGACGATGACGCGACGCGCGAGCTGATGCTGGTGATGCTGACCCAGCGCGGCGCGCGCGTGACGACCGCGGCGTCCGCCCGCGAGGCCATCGCGCGGATCGACGAAGAGGTGCCGTCGCTGATCGTCGCGGACGTGGGCATGCCCGGCGAAGACGGGCTGTCGATGCTGCGGCGCCTGCGCCGCCGCCGCCCCCGGCGGGGCGGACGCGTGCCGGCGATTGCGCTCTCCGCCTACACCCGCGCCGAAGATCGCGCCGCGGCGCGGGCCGCCGGTTTCGACGCGTTCGTGCCCAAACCCGCGGTTCCCTCGCAGCTGCTCGAGGCCATCCGTGAAACGCTGGACGCGCCGCAGATGACGGACGCGAGCTGA
- a CDS encoding ATPase domain-containing protein — protein sequence MHSATPPSLKTTGIAGLDELLRGGLPADRIHLIEGDPGTGKTTLALQFLLAGRDLGESCLYVTLSETGEELRDVAESHGLSLDGVHLFQLATQDAPAAENYTLYHPSEIELGQMLQSVLDMTERVKPSRVVLDSLSEVRLLARDSLRYRRQVLALKEFFAGRSCTVMMLDDKTAGDHDLQLQSIAHGVIHLEQQASDFGRSRRRLRVVKLRGVAAVDGYHDFRIRRGGLEVYPQLVPPTGRDRDPRPVASGLPELDAMLGGGLSWGTCTLFIGPAGVGKSTLAAQYLPATASVTRAAIFLFDERADTFISRGDALGMHVSERIAAGDVTIEQIEPGDVSPGEFAHRVCGHVDRGARLIIIDSINGYLNAIPMANTPLVRMHELVSFLNERGVLTLLIAAQHGIIGSSMSVPIDITYLADCVVMLRFFEAHGRVRKAVSVMKKRTGQHETSIREFGIERNRVRVGDSLTDFQGILTGVPTYVGGAAPLLRDDVHRG from the coding sequence ATGCATTCCGCAACGCCGCCATCACTCAAGACCACGGGAATCGCCGGCCTCGACGAGCTGCTGCGCGGCGGCCTGCCCGCGGACCGCATCCATCTCATCGAAGGAGATCCCGGCACCGGCAAGACGACCCTGGCGCTGCAGTTCCTGCTCGCAGGCCGCGATCTCGGCGAGTCCTGTCTCTACGTCACCCTCTCGGAGACCGGCGAGGAGCTGCGCGACGTCGCCGAGTCGCACGGCCTCTCGCTCGACGGCGTGCACCTGTTCCAGCTCGCGACGCAGGACGCCCCGGCGGCCGAGAACTACACGCTCTACCATCCGTCCGAGATCGAGCTCGGGCAGATGCTGCAGAGCGTCCTCGACATGACCGAGCGCGTGAAGCCCAGCCGTGTCGTGCTCGATTCGCTGTCCGAGGTGCGTCTGCTCGCGCGCGACTCGCTGCGCTACCGGCGGCAGGTGCTGGCGTTGAAGGAATTCTTCGCCGGCCGCTCCTGCACCGTGATGATGCTCGACGACAAGACGGCGGGCGATCACGACCTGCAGCTCCAGAGCATCGCGCACGGCGTCATCCATCTCGAGCAGCAGGCGTCCGACTTCGGCCGGTCGCGCCGGCGGCTCCGGGTGGTCAAGCTGCGCGGCGTTGCGGCCGTCGACGGCTATCATGATTTCCGCATCCGGCGCGGCGGCCTCGAGGTCTATCCGCAGCTCGTGCCCCCCACCGGACGCGACCGGGATCCGCGGCCGGTGGCCAGCGGTCTGCCGGAACTGGATGCGATGCTCGGCGGCGGTCTGAGCTGGGGGACCTGCACCCTGTTCATCGGCCCGGCCGGCGTCGGCAAATCGACCCTCGCCGCGCAGTATCTGCCGGCCACGGCGTCGGTGACGCGGGCGGCGATCTTCCTCTTCGACGAGCGCGCCGACACCTTCATCTCGCGGGGGGACGCGCTGGGCATGCACGTGTCGGAGCGGATCGCGGCCGGCGACGTGACGATCGAACAGATCGAGCCGGGGGACGTGTCGCCGGGGGAGTTCGCCCATCGCGTCTGCGGGCACGTCGATCGCGGCGCCCGCCTGATCATCATCGACAGCATCAACGGGTATCTCAACGCCATTCCGATGGCGAACACGCCGCTCGTCCGGATGCACGAGCTGGTCTCGTTCCTCAACGAGCGTGGCGTGCTCACGCTGCTCATCGCCGCGCAGCACGGCATCATCGGCTCGTCGATGAGCGTGCCGATCGACATCACCTACCTCGCCGACTGCGTCGTCATGCTCCGCTTCTTCGAGGCGCACGGCCGCGTCCGCAAGGCGGTCTCGGTGATGAAGAAGCGGACCGGACAGCACGAGACCTCGATCCGCGAGTTCGGCATCGAGCGGAACCGCGTCCGCGTCGGCGACTCGCTGACGGACTTCCAGGGCATCCTCACCGGCGTGCCGACCTACGTCGGGGGCGCTGCGCCGCTGCTCCGCGACGATGTCCACCGGGGGTGA
- a CDS encoding thioredoxin fold domain-containing protein: MDAEVYPDPRVREFVSRQFVPVRVHVKENAEAYRALADRYDAQWTPTILVLDRSGTERHRIEGFLPADEFRAQLALGIAKAAFARKDYAAAERLYRDVVDRFPEADAAAEAQYWAGVSKYRATNDPAALKATAEAFSNRYQSSTWATKASVWK, encoded by the coding sequence CTGGATGCCGAGGTGTATCCCGACCCTCGCGTGCGCGAGTTCGTCTCTCGGCAGTTCGTCCCCGTACGCGTGCACGTGAAAGAGAATGCCGAGGCCTATCGCGCGCTCGCGGATCGCTACGACGCGCAGTGGACGCCGACGATTCTCGTCCTCGACCGAAGCGGGACCGAACGGCACCGGATCGAAGGGTTCCTGCCGGCCGACGAATTCCGCGCGCAGCTGGCGCTCGGCATCGCCAAGGCGGCGTTCGCGCGCAAGGACTACGCGGCGGCCGAGCGGCTGTATCGCGACGTGGTCGATCGCTTCCCCGAGGCCGACGCTGCGGCGGAAGCGCAATACTGGGCCGGCGTGTCGAAGTATCGTGCCACCAACGATCCGGCGGCGCTGAAAGCTACGGCTGAGGCGTTCTCGAACCGGTATCAGTCTTCCACCTGGGCGACGAAGGCGTCCGTCTGGAAGTAG
- a CDS encoding site-specific DNA-methyltransferase — translation METALFDLSVCDAVEWLRAQPSESIDLVVTDPAYESLEKHRAVGTTTRLKHSKASSNDWFNVFPNARFGELFEEAFRVLKRNTHLYLFCDAETMFVAKPEAERAGFRFWKPLVWDKQTIGMGYHYRARYEFVLFFEKGKRRLNDLGIADVIAVPRVHRGYPAEKPPAVSEVLIRQSTAPGEIVADPFMGSGSVGVAALGTGRRFRGTDLNPEAVRLTADRLRRFGEGRAPADLPEIDRGLLAFSDLPS, via the coding sequence GTGGAAACCGCTCTGTTCGATCTCTCGGTGTGCGACGCCGTGGAGTGGCTGCGCGCGCAGCCGTCGGAATCCATCGACCTCGTCGTCACCGACCCGGCCTACGAGTCGCTCGAAAAGCACCGGGCGGTGGGAACGACCACCCGGCTGAAGCACAGCAAGGCGTCGAGCAACGACTGGTTCAACGTCTTTCCCAACGCCCGCTTCGGCGAGCTGTTCGAGGAAGCGTTCCGCGTGCTCAAGCGCAACACCCATCTCTACCTGTTCTGCGACGCCGAGACGATGTTCGTGGCCAAGCCCGAGGCGGAGCGCGCCGGCTTCCGCTTCTGGAAGCCGCTGGTGTGGGACAAGCAGACGATCGGGATGGGCTATCACTACCGCGCGCGCTACGAGTTCGTGCTCTTCTTCGAGAAGGGGAAGCGGCGGCTGAACGACCTCGGCATCGCCGACGTCATCGCGGTGCCGCGCGTGCACCGGGGCTACCCGGCCGAGAAGCCGCCGGCGGTCTCGGAGGTGCTGATCAGGCAGAGCACGGCCCCCGGCGAGATCGTCGCCGACCCGTTCATGGGATCGGGCAGCGTCGGCGTCGCGGCGCTGGGAACCGGCCGGCGGTTCCGCGGCACGGATCTGAATCCCGAGGCGGTGAGGCTGACCGCCGATCGGCTGCGCAGGTTCGGCGAGGGGCGCGCCCCGGCCGATCTTCCGGAGATCGATCGCGGCCTGCTCGCGTTCTCGGATCTGCCCTCGTGA
- a CDS encoding PD-(D/E)XK nuclease superfamily protein, translating to MTGADYANLVALYLARRFGARGLRVYREVRVGKSIIGKNRCIDVFCVSEPDSRAFAIECKFQDSPGTVDEKIPYALDDLDALPMAGCIAYAGKGFSEGVLHMLGAAPRAAYCLPHEGQTDSSADTRELDHMLATHFGWWDVLTAGKRPVG from the coding sequence GTGACCGGCGCCGACTACGCCAATCTGGTCGCGCTCTACCTCGCGCGCCGGTTCGGCGCCCGGGGTCTGCGGGTCTACCGCGAGGTGCGCGTCGGCAAGTCGATCATCGGCAAGAACCGCTGCATCGACGTGTTCTGCGTCAGCGAGCCGGACAGCCGCGCGTTCGCGATCGAGTGCAAGTTCCAGGATTCGCCCGGCACCGTCGACGAGAAGATCCCGTACGCGCTCGACGACCTCGACGCGCTGCCGATGGCCGGCTGCATCGCGTACGCCGGCAAGGGGTTCTCCGAGGGCGTGCTCCACATGCTCGGCGCCGCGCCGCGCGCCGCCTACTGCCTGCCGCACGAGGGGCAGACGGACTCGTCCGCAGACACGCGCGAGCTGGATCACATGCTCGCGACCCACTTCGGCTGGTGGGACGTGCTCACCGCCGGCAAGAGGCCGGTCGGCTAA